The Akkermansia sp. N21116 genome includes a region encoding these proteins:
- a CDS encoding autotransporter-associated beta strand repeat-containing protein, producing the protein MKLRLPLLLATAVMACYSHVSADTATGFSVNFVSVNGNPISGTEEIGVVGSDFTVQADNWNNITPSVANQWYNVTKGNSGAALSGLRIASTRAISTWTAGVKETETDKLLSNYIDTNSTTAYTVTIAGVPYISSTVYIIMSGDGGTFTAMNVNGTDWTSDGTNTVEGNTPWGNRAASQGALTPGTNTLVVEGVIGGTIKIGNVLSGSARGTMAGLQVVDSYQGTYRYRLVEADGNWNGNVWGSNATDPGTNAWSGTREAAVLYSSATGNSSYTLSLGNGQVHADGIILMQGNLTLDSGTLVLENEKVITVQQGAALTLGGNLTLENFNNAFGGWGTIYYNILGTSYNLKDLAFEGSIIFGDDKEVTLTDSAQAGLLQTGDGKLNLGASGTYGVNGFALTIGENACSGLTANAADQSLTLSASSTASITGLTVSGGKLVIPGDISLSVFNVADNCEFTLAGTGTLSVPGGKTWTGVTSHFGDGTGLLFDSDLTFRTTASTISGGADSLGITVNGKTSLFTTLTVSGKLTTNTMETNGSGAVGTLEVVQGGYVHFLEQIQLTNYSLGNSHFNLNISGGTVVSDKNLTMSNDGYSIITLTAGELTVNGLKVGRNRMLTGNMDNGGKSNVVNLGDSENGWAGSGVLTIGEGGLYGIEAGFKKGDIDFAASAVNLGQGTVKASADWETASSSQVSGSGNVTLHMMSTAGTTFDTNGYTITLNHGLDGAGKLIKTGGGTLVLNNLAAHEGGTELKGGSLNIVNGKVAGNITADGSSTLIAAATSFLSSGSMTLNGATLDWRNGYFTKAYDFITATGGSTDNSLILTLSKEPVSLLGTAEQFQAHFSSVELAVGDRLEAGDYVLGGGLTTADLYKNGASLGLLNNGESVAADSYTTLTLNDNTIQVSLNTTALEADGYQTITWYDQSWGSQNPPGYAVPESLTASFSLSGQTDAKYFYTDSTGSASAAVVITDATGNNLILAGGRLSDGSGATDKTVTITKNVWMDVRGGAFQMIVGANVNSWGTGENRPFVGDTHVQLIGDTTANLVMGMGPAFGASMTGSSYIYIGENAQILNGSGGYLSHMNGNVYGGGYSPDNVSVNFTGDTHITIANVQTTAGNVFGGSTMKNTASALIHGGSTYITVDLEAGQSGIFAKNIYGGSHIGAEGGGSPNLTINGDGNVSVTAPADVTFSGVIAGGGLISGGGSANAQVNVLGDTHVTIDGGTYNNLVIGGGHKSGGNGTVSVGGNTNVTIKSGTFRNVIYGGGSGAGATVAGNTNIVVTGISSSSRIFGGGNLISVGGNTSVSVSGSADKRLIIVGGSQLASGATDVGVAGNTNVVFGETYGAGADLDAVDAANQAMRIFGAGLYGVVSGDSTVTFKSGTLVGELDGSGVPLTGVGADLAGGGWAGGVTGNTTLNLEGGTIDMNEARLIVGGSAEHDRGVGGSTHIFIGKDLLVKHNNAIYGGNYGNGTIGAGTNVTISDVAAGDRFYDYTGTIYGGSAGTGAVTGDKVLNLDNVSALLAKFSGFDTMNVKGGAGTTSVVSLGSSTVNVVTSGRILSVALASDESIASLSGAGSLLLTGGALTVTGASDSTGSITVQGTGSVLKAQGASSVGKGSVMLSNGGTLLFSSTAFDAMEAASKITIGGTDAASSKGTLRWDGTGNDKDISGLLDIAADKELTLDTNGNEVTLSGIISSGNFVKTGAGTLTMSGASTYAGTTTVSDGTLKAGHVSGFGTGTVVLAGGTLDLDGKAAANGVTVSGTAVLNGGSAYAGVLTLDGGTLTGDAVNLAEGKTAQLKSGSIANVLSGDGGIEKSGEGTVVLTGENTYAGTTTVSGGTLKAGGLKAFSGSTVTLSGGTLDLDNLAIENALSVTGETTVAGGSAYAGTLKMDGGTLKGDALHLKEGTTALLSSGTIESVLSGGGAVTKTGNGTVVIKTQPTYTGLTTVSGGMLKFDDTALASPRLGNITMSGTGVLSSTNLTLTGNSVLTMNMAGRETGDASFVSLSGTFTNESTADKNLVLSGYQDLTPGTYQLFTGNDLLSLGDFKYVLSDTSTRGFLMDMVDNTVVLRVSTIVSWTWKGQAGDTNAVWKGVNESPGEVWDADESESLQYGPDNQVLWFVSTSQSHDFNHTVTIVGDVTPKSVTVSNESGDANSFVFAGDSDANITGTAILTKQGGGQLTIETHNTYEGGTRLEGGTVVVTNDDALGSGLITFRANETTSGGTLLAKGDVTLDNRLSAEGVSFSVGTVAAEDRLTLTQGEDIKDASISVEGAGTVALAGINHTSVLTGTVSVDEDSTLALSNTGADQEIAIGGRLSGILGTVEKNDGGSLLLKLQNGDDTFSGKFSMADGWLVMSGYKPDGISDVTLLTTNDIDVANLRLTASATLKIGSADSEGSVRVKDSLELGTEGFSGALILDKGTLDAADATAILGQNGSGQLTINGGEAALSGIQFGSEDSALTVHGGKLVLGASGITGTPGTVTLGNGVLSAATSWSSDHTLVLAGTADKGGSTVDVGQGLSISLSGALSGSGVMTKSGAGSLVLSGTNEGDTQWDGTLTVTEGVVELSSSSALAKGGLVVDGDSASADLGGLGIANAITIKNGSLTRASGYVSDSNVSILAHEGVAGIDLGGLKASAIASILVPVKTDISPYRATTISGIGSGNLTLEGPTTLMLGENNYVPGSSGRADGVIVFGSDAGASAAGHDVSLGSLTLGLTLDLQKSISRNNLEGTTVLLQLTNGRLVADAPQTHSATFNGYSDLSEGSLAWLKSIRFNPLLQYLGYAVKTVDISQAQFDSYLSDGQVAITAGGDVYFASDDKGQLNAGTHYNYLDAYKAVVIDEDLDISLSGAPAAGSGHPAGLKVENLLGGLGEDGTVYTITVANADPGSGAAKINFVNGLNTEGEKLDTVYDGNIAGGSADFIKTGAAGLTINGSFSTSGTVTTSEGTLTLNGTSSFGTLDTGREGAMTVIGGTGKTESLKGSGALSLSGEASRLTLTGAGNTVLDTQVTGSGTLDMAGGTLLVGTGSLSSDTTLNLQEHAGLYIGGGETIEMGYLTGPGTVDFQGVDAAPAVLKLTGNGEGTISFAMEGRGTLAKAGTGTQTLAMSNDSLSLDVQGGRLVVDLPSGTASYGHLAVNDGAELVLKNNAKSSGLLVHGGGSLVLGTSDPASTVGHMKLDISGNAAFGEGSLLTTVAAPGIDNTSVSATGTVTLPERMSLRFINHDSEGWNAPLSDLVVMDATGGFLNVSGQTLGSGTDFTDWTVTFEKSISLFYTSADLSIGHDGRQLLATPVLNKVNTLDQYAGSETAKAGAGLIWNAGLQKSGSNLDLLLSSIMDDIKTGSASSASHKMAAAAGSTVTSLLGAQQADYRYQQTLLRNRMTTMGLPEGYNYDGELPLWNAWVQATGTYNSLTESGDFAGYKYNTWGGTFGVDTNLSERLTVGLAMSASYGKLTSNGADTLSGDLDIYYANLFARYQKGKWGHNFIVTAGWSDGTVDRTVNYGEGSYTGHGSTSGSTYGAMYEATYDIALNEENNAIFQPLVNVSVMRNEVDDYNETGAGNAGLRVSGLEGTSATVSVGGRLMGIIGGNVFGRESLGELRVQVAQDLGDTRSEGNVGFLSNPGFSRQVKGSKAGTTGLQFGAGLSLPSGENGTIFVDATADIRSRMTSASGSIGYRYNF; encoded by the coding sequence ATGAAACTCAGATTACCCCTCCTTTTGGCAACGGCCGTTATGGCTTGCTATTCCCATGTTTCTGCTGATACGGCAACCGGTTTTAGTGTCAATTTTGTTTCCGTGAATGGTAATCCCATTAGCGGAACTGAAGAAATTGGAGTTGTCGGTTCCGACTTTACCGTTCAGGCCGATAATTGGAATAATATTACGCCATCAGTTGCTAATCAATGGTATAATGTGACGAAGGGTAACTCCGGTGCTGCCCTGAGTGGCCTGCGAATTGCTTCGACCAGGGCCATTTCAACGTGGACTGCCGGAGTCAAAGAGACTGAAACCGACAAGCTTCTTTCCAATTACATCGATACCAATTCTACGACCGCCTATACGGTGACGATCGCAGGAGTGCCCTATATTTCTTCGACGGTTTACATCATTATGTCCGGCGACGGAGGAACGTTTACGGCGATGAATGTCAATGGGACGGATTGGACATCCGACGGTACGAATACGGTAGAGGGAAATACGCCGTGGGGGAACCGGGCTGCCAGTCAAGGGGCTTTGACTCCCGGAACGAATACGCTGGTTGTGGAAGGTGTTATTGGAGGAACGATCAAGATCGGCAACGTTTTAAGCGGTTCGGCCCGAGGAACAATGGCGGGACTCCAGGTGGTGGATTCATACCAGGGAACGTATAGATATCGCCTTGTGGAGGCCGACGGCAACTGGAATGGGAATGTATGGGGCAGTAATGCGACGGATCCGGGGACAAATGCCTGGAGCGGGACGCGGGAAGCGGCGGTCCTGTATTCCTCCGCTACGGGGAATAGCAGTTACACTTTGTCGTTGGGGAATGGGCAGGTTCATGCGGACGGCATTATTCTGATGCAGGGCAACTTGACACTGGATAGCGGGACGCTTGTCCTGGAGAATGAAAAGGTTATTACGGTTCAGCAGGGAGCAGCTCTGACCTTGGGGGGGAATTTGACTCTGGAAAATTTCAACAACGCTTTTGGAGGCTGGGGTACTATTTATTACAATATACTCGGTACGTCCTATAACTTGAAGGATCTGGCTTTCGAAGGGTCTATTATTTTCGGCGACGATAAAGAGGTTACGCTGACGGATTCGGCGCAGGCGGGTCTTTTGCAAACAGGAGATGGCAAGCTGAATTTGGGAGCCTCCGGGACCTATGGCGTTAATGGATTTGCTCTGACAATCGGGGAGAATGCCTGTTCGGGGTTGACGGCTAATGCTGCCGATCAATCCTTGACTCTGTCGGCATCCAGTACCGCTTCAATCACCGGATTGACGGTAAGCGGAGGCAAGCTGGTGATTCCCGGTGATATTAGTTTGTCAGTATTCAATGTTGCCGATAATTGTGAATTTACGCTCGCCGGAACGGGGACTCTTTCCGTACCCGGCGGCAAAACATGGACGGGAGTGACCAGTCATTTTGGAGACGGTACCGGATTATTGTTTGACAGTGATTTAACGTTTAGAACGACCGCATCTACCATTAGTGGCGGAGCCGATTCTCTGGGTATTACCGTCAATGGAAAGACTTCTCTATTTACGACGCTGACCGTGAGTGGAAAACTGACGACGAATACCATGGAAACCAACGGTTCCGGGGCTGTGGGAACACTTGAGGTTGTCCAGGGGGGATATGTCCACTTTTTGGAGCAGATCCAGTTAACCAACTACTCGTTGGGGAATTCCCATTTCAACCTGAACATTTCGGGAGGAACTGTTGTTTCCGATAAAAATCTGACCATGTCCAACGATGGATATTCCATCATCACCCTGACTGCCGGAGAATTGACCGTTAATGGTCTCAAGGTTGGGAGAAACCGTATGCTGACGGGGAACATGGATAACGGGGGCAAAAGCAATGTCGTGAATTTGGGCGATTCTGAGAATGGATGGGCCGGTTCCGGCGTTTTGACGATCGGAGAGGGTGGATTATACGGAATTGAAGCGGGCTTTAAGAAAGGCGACATTGATTTTGCCGCATCTGCCGTGAATCTGGGGCAGGGAACGGTCAAAGCCTCTGCCGATTGGGAAACTGCCAGCAGTTCTCAAGTCTCCGGTTCCGGCAATGTCACATTGCATATGATGAGTACCGCAGGTACGACATTCGATACCAATGGGTATACGATTACGTTGAATCACGGATTGGACGGTGCCGGTAAACTGATCAAGACAGGGGGCGGAACGCTTGTCCTGAATAATCTTGCAGCCCATGAAGGAGGAACGGAATTAAAAGGAGGCTCTCTTAATATTGTCAATGGGAAGGTAGCCGGGAATATTACAGCCGACGGGTCGTCGACTCTCATCGCTGCCGCAACATCGTTTTTGTCTTCCGGCTCCATGACATTGAATGGAGCGACGCTGGATTGGCGCAACGGTTATTTTACCAAGGCCTATGATTTTATTACGGCAACGGGAGGATCGACTGATAATTCTCTTATTCTTACCTTATCAAAGGAACCGGTTTCCCTGTTGGGGACAGCCGAGCAGTTCCAGGCCCACTTTTCATCAGTCGAGCTGGCTGTGGGAGATCGATTGGAAGCCGGGGATTATGTTCTCGGCGGCGGGTTGACAACAGCCGATCTTTACAAGAACGGAGCTTCGTTGGGATTGTTGAATAATGGAGAGAGCGTGGCGGCCGATTCCTATACAACCCTCACTCTGAACGATAATACGATTCAAGTTTCTCTGAATACGACAGCGCTCGAAGCGGACGGCTATCAAACCATAACCTGGTATGATCAAAGCTGGGGAAGCCAGAATCCTCCCGGATATGCTGTGCCGGAATCGCTGACGGCTTCTTTCAGCCTTTCCGGGCAAACCGATGCCAAATATTTTTATACGGATTCGACGGGATCCGCATCGGCGGCAGTGGTGATTACAGATGCGACGGGAAACAATCTCATCCTGGCCGGCGGCAGGTTGTCCGATGGCTCCGGAGCAACGGACAAGACTGTGACGATTACGAAAAACGTGTGGATGGATGTTCGTGGCGGAGCTTTTCAAATGATTGTCGGAGCCAATGTCAACAGTTGGGGCACCGGTGAAAACAGACCGTTTGTAGGGGATACTCATGTCCAGTTGATTGGTGATACGACGGCCAATCTCGTCATGGGCATGGGACCGGCGTTTGGAGCCAGTATGACGGGGAGTTCCTATATTTACATTGGAGAGAATGCCCAGATTTTAAATGGTTCCGGAGGGTATCTTTCCCATATGAATGGCAATGTTTACGGGGGCGGTTACTCTCCGGACAATGTCAGTGTCAACTTTACCGGGGATACTCATATTACGATTGCCAATGTGCAAACGACCGCGGGTAACGTGTTTGGCGGTTCAACGATGAAAAACACTGCGTCTGCTCTGATTCATGGCGGAAGTACGTACATTACCGTGGATTTGGAGGCCGGCCAATCGGGAATCTTTGCCAAGAATATTTACGGCGGTTCGCATATCGGAGCAGAAGGCGGGGGAAGTCCCAATCTCACCATTAATGGAGATGGTAATGTATCGGTCACTGCACCGGCTGATGTGACGTTTTCCGGGGTGATTGCAGGCGGCGGCCTGATTTCGGGAGGCGGCAGTGCTAATGCTCAAGTCAATGTGCTGGGTGATACCCATGTGACGATTGACGGAGGAACGTACAACAATCTTGTTATCGGCGGCGGACACAAATCCGGCGGTAACGGGACGGTTTCGGTTGGCGGCAATACGAATGTTACGATCAAGTCGGGCACGTTCCGCAACGTGATTTACGGGGGCGGTTCCGGGGCTGGAGCGACGGTAGCCGGCAATACGAATATTGTGGTGACGGGCATCAGTTCTTCCAGCCGTATTTTTGGCGGGGGCAATTTGATATCCGTGGGCGGCAATACGTCGGTTTCGGTATCCGGCAGTGCGGACAAGCGGTTGATCATTGTCGGCGGCAGCCAGCTTGCCTCGGGGGCGACGGATGTGGGGGTTGCCGGCAATACGAATGTCGTGTTCGGCGAAACGTATGGTGCGGGAGCTGATCTGGATGCCGTGGATGCGGCCAACCAGGCAATGCGTATTTTCGGTGCCGGGTTGTATGGTGTTGTGTCCGGAGATTCGACCGTAACGTTCAAGAGCGGTACTTTGGTAGGTGAATTGGATGGATCCGGAGTTCCTTTGACGGGAGTCGGTGCCGATCTGGCCGGCGGCGGCTGGGCCGGAGGAGTGACCGGCAATACGACGTTGAATCTGGAGGGTGGCACGATCGACATGAATGAGGCCCGGCTGATTGTGGGCGGCAGCGCCGAGCACGACCGGGGCGTCGGTGGATCGACTCATATTTTCATCGGTAAGGATCTGCTGGTTAAGCACAACAACGCGATTTATGGCGGGAACTACGGGAACGGTACGATCGGCGCCGGTACGAACGTGACGATTTCGGACGTTGCAGCAGGAGACCGCTTCTATGATTACACGGGAACGATTTATGGCGGATCGGCGGGGACGGGTGCCGTGACGGGCGACAAAGTCCTGAATTTGGACAATGTATCGGCTCTTCTGGCGAAATTCTCGGGTTTCGATACGATGAACGTGAAGGGCGGGGCGGGGACGACGTCGGTTGTCTCTCTCGGTTCTTCGACGGTGAATGTGGTAACGTCCGGGAGAATCTTGTCGGTAGCGCTGGCTTCGGACGAGAGTATCGCGTCCTTGTCCGGAGCGGGTTCCCTGCTCTTGACGGGAGGGGCGCTTACCGTGACGGGAGCCTCCGACAGTACGGGCAGCATCACCGTCCAGGGAACGGGCTCCGTCCTGAAGGCGCAGGGCGCTTCATCCGTCGGCAAAGGCAGCGTCATGTTGAGCAATGGCGGTACGCTGTTGTTCTCATCGACGGCGTTTGATGCGATGGAGGCTGCGTCGAAAATCACGATAGGCGGTACGGATGCGGCCTCGTCGAAGGGGACGCTGAGGTGGGACGGCACGGGCAATGACAAGGATATCTCCGGTTTGTTGGATATCGCCGCCGACAAGGAACTGACGCTGGATACCAACGGCAATGAAGTGACCCTGTCCGGGATCATTTCCTCGGGGAATTTCGTCAAGACCGGAGCCGGGACGCTGACCATGTCGGGTGCCAGTACCTATGCGGGCACGACGACGGTTTCCGACGGGACTTTGAAGGCGGGCCATGTGTCCGGTTTCGGCACGGGTACGGTAGTCCTTGCCGGCGGAACGCTGGATCTGGACGGCAAAGCGGCAGCCAACGGAGTGACGGTATCGGGTACGGCCGTATTGAACGGAGGCTCCGCCTATGCGGGAGTGTTGACGCTTGACGGAGGTACGCTGACGGGTGATGCCGTCAATTTGGCGGAAGGCAAGACGGCTCAGTTGAAGAGCGGTTCGATAGCCAACGTTCTTTCCGGGGACGGAGGGATTGAGAAGTCGGGAGAGGGTACGGTCGTGCTGACCGGGGAGAATACCTACGCGGGAACGACGACGGTTTCCGGAGGGACGCTGAAAGCAGGCGGCCTCAAGGCTTTTTCCGGCAGTACGGTTACCCTTTCCGGCGGTACGCTTGATCTGGATAACCTGGCTATTGAGAATGCACTTTCGGTGACGGGCGAGACAACCGTTGCCGGCGGAAGCGCGTATGCCGGGACGCTGAAGATGGATGGCGGAACCCTGAAGGGGGACGCCCTCCATTTGAAGGAAGGTACGACTGCCCTGTTGTCTTCCGGTACGATTGAAAGCGTGCTGAGCGGCGGCGGTGCCGTCACGAAAACGGGGAACGGGACTGTGGTGATCAAGACCCAGCCGACGTATACGGGCCTGACGACGGTGTCCGGCGGGATGCTGAAGTTCGACGATACGGCGCTGGCTTCTCCGAGACTGGGGAATATCACGATGTCCGGCACGGGCGTCCTGTCCTCGACGAATTTGACGCTGACGGGCAATTCCGTATTGACCATGAACATGGCCGGCCGGGAAACCGGGGATGCGTCCTTCGTATCCCTGAGCGGCACGTTTACCAATGAGTCGACGGCTGACAAGAACCTCGTCCTGTCAGGGTATCAGGATTTGACCCCCGGAACGTATCAGTTGTTTACCGGGAATGACCTTCTGAGCCTTGGTGATTTCAAATACGTTTTGTCGGATACGAGTACGCGCGGTTTCCTGATGGACATGGTGGACAATACTGTCGTCCTCCGTGTTTCGACCATTGTCTCGTGGACGTGGAAGGGGCAGGCGGGAGATACGAATGCCGTATGGAAGGGTGTGAACGAAAGTCCGGGAGAGGTCTGGGATGCCGATGAATCGGAAAGTCTCCAGTATGGTCCGGATAACCAGGTGCTGTGGTTTGTCAGTACGAGCCAGAGCCATGACTTCAATCACACCGTCACGATTGTCGGTGACGTGACGCCCAAGTCGGTGACGGTGAGTAACGAGTCGGGAGATGCCAATTCCTTCGTCTTTGCCGGAGATTCCGATGCCAATATCACCGGAACCGCCATCCTGACAAAGCAGGGCGGCGGCCAGTTGACGATTGAAACGCACAATACGTACGAGGGCGGAACCCGTCTGGAGGGCGGTACGGTCGTTGTGACCAACGATGATGCTCTCGGCTCCGGACTGATCACGTTCCGGGCCAATGAAACGACTTCGGGCGGGACTCTCCTTGCCAAGGGAGACGTGACTCTGGACAACCGTCTTTCCGCGGAAGGCGTTTCCTTCTCGGTCGGCACAGTGGCAGCAGAAGACCGTTTGACCCTGACTCAGGGCGAAGACATCAAAGATGCCTCTATTTCCGTAGAAGGGGCGGGAACTGTCGCCCTGGCAGGAATCAATCATACCTCCGTGTTGACTGGTACGGTGAGTGTTGACGAGGATTCTACGCTGGCATTGTCCAATACGGGAGCCGATCAGGAAATCGCCATCGGCGGTCGCTTGTCGGGAATCCTTGGGACAGTGGAGAAGAACGATGGCGGCTCCCTGCTTCTGAAACTCCAGAACGGCGACGATACCTTTTCCGGCAAGTTCTCCATGGCTGACGGCTGGCTGGTGATGTCCGGTTACAAGCCAGACGGAATATCCGACGTTACTCTGTTGACGACCAATGACATCGATGTCGCCAATCTACGTCTGACGGCCAGCGCTACGCTGAAGATTGGATCGGCGGATTCGGAAGGCTCCGTTCGTGTGAAGGATTCCCTGGAACTGGGGACGGAAGGTTTTTCCGGCGCTCTGATTCTTGATAAGGGAACCTTGGACGCCGCCGATGCAACCGCCATTCTCGGCCAGAATGGTTCCGGACAATTGACGATCAACGGAGGCGAAGCTGCGCTGTCGGGCATCCAGTTCGGGTCGGAGGATTCGGCCTTGACCGTTCATGGAGGCAAACTTGTCTTGGGAGCTTCCGGTATTACAGGAACTCCCGGAACGGTGACGCTGGGGAACGGAGTTTTAAGTGCGGCGACCTCCTGGAGTTCGGATCATACGCTTGTTCTGGCCGGTACGGCCGACAAAGGCGGTTCTACCGTCGATGTGGGGCAGGGGCTTTCCATCTCCTTGTCGGGAGCATTGTCCGGCAGCGGAGTCATGACCAAGAGCGGAGCCGGTTCACTTGTGCTGTCCGGCACGAATGAAGGAGACACCCAGTGGGACGGCACCCTGACGGTGACGGAAGGCGTTGTCGAACTGAGTTCCTCCTCGGCTCTCGCCAAGGGCGGCCTTGTCGTCGACGGCGACTCCGCCTCGGCCGATCTGGGCGGCCTGGGCATTGCCAACGCCATCACGATTAAGAACGGCAGCCTGACCCGGGCCTCGGGCTATGTTTCCGATTCCAATGTCTCCATCCTGGCCCATGAAGGAGTGGCCGGCATTGATCTGGGAGGTTTGAAGGCATCTGCCATTGCCTCCATCCTCGTGCCGGTTAAGACGGATATTTCTCCCTACCGTGCCACGACGATCAGCGGCATCGGTTCGGGCAACCTGACGCTGGAAGGTCCGACGACGCTCATGCTGGGTGAGAACAACTATGTGCCCGGCTCTTCCGGACGCGCCGATGGCGTCATCGTCTTCGGTTCCGATGCCGGGGCGTCAGCCGCCGGACATGACGTCTCCCTGGGTTCCCTGACATTGGGCCTGACGCTCGACCTGCAGAAGTCGATCTCACGGAACAATCTGGAGGGCACGACCGTCCTGCTGCAGCTCACCAACGGCCGGCTCGTTGCCGATGCTCCGCAGACGCATAGCGCCACCTTCAACGGCTACAGCGATCTTTCCGAAGGATCCCTGGCATGGCTCAAGTCCATCCGTTTCAATCCGTTGCTCCAGTACCTCGGCTACGCCGTGAAGACGGTCGATATCAGCCAGGCCCAGTTCGATTCGTACCTGTCCGACGGCCAGGTGGCGATCACGGCGGGCGGAGACGTTTATTTCGCGTCGGACGACAAGGGTCAGCTTAACGCGGGCACGCATTACAACTATCTCGACGCGTACAAGGCGGTGGTGATCGACGAGGATCTGGACATCAGCCTGTCCGGGGCTCCCGCGGCGGGCAGCGGCCATCCCGCCGGGTTGAAGGTGGAAAACCTGCTCGGGGGTCTTGGCGAAGATGGAACGGTCTATACCATCACCGTTGCCAACGCTGATCCCGGATCCGGGGCGGCGAAGATCAACTTCGTCAACGGTCTGAACACGGAAGGCGAGAAGCTCGATACGGTCTATGACGGCAACATCGCCGGCGGCAGTGCGGACTTTATCAAGACGGGCGCGGCGGGATTGACGATCAATGGATCGTTTTCGACGAGCGGTACGGTAACAACGTCCGAAGGCACGCTGACGCTCAACGGGACGAGTTCCTTCGGAACCCTTGATACGGGCAGGGAGGGAGCCATGACCGTGATCGGTGGAACCGGCAAGACCGAAAGTCTGAAGGGCAGCGGCGCTTTATCCCTTTCGGGAGAGGCCTCCAGGCTGACGCTGACGGGAGCCGGCAATACGGTGCTCGATACGCAGGTGACGGGCTCCGGCACGCTGGACATGGCCGGCGGAACGCTGCTTGTCGGCACGGGAAGCCTGTCCTCCGATACCACGCTGAACCTTCAGGAACATGCCGGGTTGTACATCGGCGGCGGCGAAACCATCGAAATGGGCTACCTGACAGGCCCGGGTACGGTCGACTTCCAGGGAGTCGACGCGGCGCCTGCCGTCCTGAAACTCACAGGCAATGGCGAAGGAACGATTTCCTTCGCGATGGAAGGCCGGGGTACGTTGGCGAAGGCCGGTACGGGGACGCAGACGCTTGCCATGAGCAATGACTCGTTGAGTCTTGACGTCCAGGGCGGCCGCCTTGTCGTGGACCTCCCGTCCGGCACGGCTTCCTACGGACATCTGGCGGTGAACGACGGGGCGGAACTCGTCCTGAAGAACAACGCGAAGTCCTCCGGCCTTCTGGTCCATGGAGGGGGGAGCCTGGTTCTCGGGACATCGGATCCCGCCTCTACGGTGGGCCATATGAAACTGGACATCTCCGGGAACGCGGCCTTCGGCGAAGGCTCCCTCCTGACGACGGTAGCGGCTCCGGGGATCGACAACACGTCGGTATCCGCCACGGGTACGGTGACGCTGCCGGAACGCATGTCCCTGCGGTTCATCAACCACGATTCCGAAGGCTGGAATGCGCCGTTGTCCGACCTGGTCGTGATGGACGCGACGGGAGGTTTCCTGAACGTCTCCGGCCAAACGCTGGGAAGCGGGACGGATTTCACAGACTGGACGGTGACGTTTGAGAAGAGCATTTCACTGTTCTACACGTCGGCCGACCTCTCCATCGGCCACGACGGCCGCCAGCTCCTGGCAACCCCCGTCCTCAACAAAGTCAATACGCTGGATCAATACGCCGGATCCGAAACGGCCAAGGCCGGGGCCGGCCTCATTTGGAACGCCGGACTGCAGAAGAGCGGCAGCAATCTCGACTTGCTCCTCTCCTCCATCATGGACGACATCAAGACGGGCAGTGCCTCCTCGGCCAGCCACAAGATGGCCGCCGCCGCCGGCAGCACGGTAACGAGCCTTCTGGGAGCCCAGCAGGCGGACTACCGCTACCAGCAGACTCTGCTGCGCAACCGGATGACGACCATGGGGCTTCCCGAAGGGTACAACTACGACGGCGAACTGCCGCTGTGGAACGCCTGGGTACAGGCCACGGGGACGTATAACAGCCTGACGGAGTCGGGCGACTTCGCCGGTTACAAATACAATACCTGGGGAGGAACCTTCGGTGTGGACACGAACCTGAGCGAAAGGCTCACGGTGGGGCTGGCGATGTCGGCGAGCTACGGCAAGCTGACGTCGAACGGAGCCGACACTTTGAGCGGCGACCTGGACATCTACTACGCGAACCTGTTCGCCCGGTACCAGAAGGGCAAGTGGGGTCACAACTTCATCGTGACGGCGGGTTGGAGCGACGGAACGGTCGACCGTACCGTCAACTACGGAGAAGGCAGCTACACGGGACACGGCTCGACGAGCGGTTCCACGTATGGAGCGATGTACGAAGCGACCTACGACATTGCCTTGAACGAAGAGAACAATGCGATCTTCCAGCCGCTGGTCAACGTGAGCGTGATGCGCAATGAAGTGGACGACTACAATGAGACGGGAGCCGGCAACGCGGGTCTCCGGGTGAGCGGTCTTGAAGGGACGTCGGCGACGGTGTCCGTGGGCGGACGTCTGATGGGGATCATCGGCGGGAACGTGTTCGGTCGCGAATCGCTAGGGGAACTCCGGGTGCAGGTGGCGCAGGACCTGGGCGACACGCGCAGCGAAGGCAACGTAGGATTCCTGTCCAATCCCGGGTTCAGCCGGCAGGTGAAGGGAAGCAAGGCGGGGACGACGGGGCTCCAGTTCGGAGCCGGGTTGAGCCTGCCGTCCGGCGAAAACGGGACGATATTCGTGGATGCTACGGCAGACATCCGCAGCCGTATGACGTCGGCGAGCGGCAGCATCGGCTATCGTTACAACTTCTAA
- a CDS encoding ferritin family protein: MPEFSNAFSGLKEDRKLTDKELIRAIRFMIAAEYEAIQLYEQLAESIDNELAKKVLIEISNEEKEHAGEFYRLLQELAPEEQGYYDEGSEETEEKIKKLGKS; this comes from the coding sequence ATGCCAGAATTCTCAAATGCATTTAGCGGGCTCAAGGAAGACCGGAAGCTGACGGATAAGGAGTTGATTCGTGCCATCCGGTTTATGATTGCAGCGGAATATGAAGCCATCCAACTTTATGAGCAGTTGGCGGAATCCATTGACAACGAACTTGCCAAAAAAGTCCTGATTGAAATCTCCAATGAAGAAAAGGAACATGCGGGCGAGTTTTACAGGCTCCTTCAAGAGTTGGCCCCCGAAGAACAGGGCTACTATGATGAAGGAAGTGAGGAAACAGAGGAAAAAATCAAAAAATTGGGTAAATCCTGA